In the Perca flavescens isolate YP-PL-M2 chromosome 20, PFLA_1.0, whole genome shotgun sequence genome, one interval contains:
- the htr1b gene encoding 5-hydroxytryptamine receptor 1B: MERSGQVEPPQPVNTTNDSCITDPATVDVSAESLAYQISLAVILSGITLATTLSNAFVVAIISQSKKLQTPANFLIASLAITDLLVSILVMPICVLYTVIHTWTLGQIVCDIWLSSDITCCTASILHLCVIALDRYWAITDAVEYSKKRTPGRAAGMVATAWVIAISISLPPLFWRQVKAEELTSCSVNTDHIFYTIYSTFGAFYIPTLLLIVLYGRIYVEARKRILKQSPKKVGKRLTSAHLVTNSPGSVASTTSLQCGRHDTQSSDTGSSTSENQVKVTVSDALLEKKRISAARERKATKTLGIILGAYIVCWLPFFIYTLVVATCETCFNPELFDFFTWLGYLNSLINPIIYTMSNEDFKKAFHKLVRFKCCRS, translated from the coding sequence atggagCGCTCCGGTCAAGTAGAGCCACCTCAGCCGGTGAACACCACAAACGACAGTTGTATTACTGATCCAGCCACTGTGGATGTCAGCGCAGAGAGTCTCGCATATCAGATCAGTCTGGCGGTGATTCTTTCCGGCATAACACTCGCCACCACTTTATCCAACGCGTTCGTCGTAGCGATAATCTCCCAGTCGAAGAAACTGCAAACTCCTGCGAACTTTCTGATCGCCTCTCTGGCCATCACCGACCTGCTGGTGTCCATTCTGGTGATGCCCATCTGCGTCCTCTACACGGTTATCCATACTTGGACGTTGGGGCAAATCGTGTGCGACATCTGGCTCTCCTCGGACATAACGTGTTGCACAGCGTCTATCCTCCACCTGTGCGTAATCGCTTTGGATAGGTACTGGGCCATCACGGACGCGGTGGAGTACTCCAAAAAGCGCACGCCGGGGCGCGCGGCCGGGATGGTGGCCACAGCCTGGGTCATCGCCATCTCCATCTCCCTGCCTCCTCTCTTCTGGAGGCAGGTCAAGGCGGAGGAGCTGACCAGCTGCAGCGTCAACACGGATCATATTTTCTACACCATCTACTCCACCTTTGGGGCTTTCTATATCCCCACATTGCTGCTTATTGTCCTCTACGGACGGATATACGTCGAGGCTCGCAAACGGATCCTGAAGCAGTCCCCCAAGAAGGTGGGGAAGAGACTCACTTCAGCGCACCTGGTCACCAACTCCCCTGGATCCGTGGCGTCCACAACCTCTCTGCAGTGCGGAAGACACGACACCCAGTCCAGCGACACCGGGTCTTCAACAAGCGAGAACCAGGTGAAAGTGACGGTGTCGGACGCGCTTTTGGAGAAAAAACGCATTTCAGcagccagagagagaaaagcgACCAAGACTTTGGGGATAATCCTCGGCGCTTATATCGTTTGCTGGCTGCCGTTTTTCATTTACACATTGGTGGTGGCCACGTGTGAGACATGTTTTAACCCCgagttatttgactttttcaccTGGTTGGGATATCTGAACTCCCTCATCAACCCGATCATATATACAATGTCCAATGAGGACTTCAAGAAAGCTTTCCATAAACTTGTGCGCTTCAAATGCTGCAGGTCGTGA